One genomic region from Anthonomus grandis grandis chromosome 1, icAntGran1.3, whole genome shotgun sequence encodes:
- the LOC126734702 gene encoding uncharacterized protein LOC126734702 has product MSKLTPDEKEAVLRKVYEKGSKNEQDVYLHGFMDCRQVARRRPDGEDRKKNKEVTFSYYIRNNNLERQPVCKTAFLSLHSISNSRLQRLNKLLVTQMSPRDLRGTHNNRPHILKPEIITKIQQHIESFPYKISHYSSKEVHYLDSALNVKIMYNLFGKLHPNLKNIVKYEFYLKFFKENFALKFGRPQVDVCTQCEKLGTKLKDQNLNDNAKRVAAAELMIHKRRANKFYSKLKEITALCHERNDVGGIVFDYIQNMPLPVIPVQEMFYLRQLWLYGFEVHDLKKDTGHFYTYHEGQAAKGPNEVCTFISDYVQRFRSFTYSQNRNNTVVRYLLALAASKRFSKIHQYFPVRGHSFLPCDRDFGSLKRVIRKYDRIYVPEDYENMILSCRKLKPFTTTTICYTDIIQYKNWWPNHYKKTYQSSDERKAKFAISNYRQFIYDSSTPGYVIASDYIGGVVTRNFKLIKRKAAPILPTAPAYSKMLPINVKKIEHLKKVIQYMTGEILEFFYHITSLETTNMEAED; this is encoded by the coding sequence atgtcAAAACTTACACCGGACGAAAAAGAAGCAGTTTTAAGAAAAGTTTATGAGAAAGGTTCAAAAAATGAACAGGATGTATATTTGCATGGATTTATGGATTGTAGACAAGTAGCTAGGAGGCGACCAGATGGGGAAGATAGGaagaaaaataaggaagtgacttTTTCATATTATATACGGAATAATAATTTAGAGAGGCAACCAGTTTGCAAGACAGCTTTTCTTAGTCTGCATTCAATATCAAATTCTAGATTACAACGATTAAATAAACTCTTGGTTACTCAGATGTCACCTAGAGACCTACGTGGTACACATAATAATCGACCACATATCTTAAAACCCGAGATTATTACGAAAATACAACAACATATTGAATCGTTTCCCTATAAAATCTCTCACTACAGTTCTAAAGAAGTTCACTATCTTGATTCAGCTCTAAACGTCAAGATTATGTATAATCTTTTTGGAAAATTACACccgaacttaaaaaatatagtaaaatatgaattttatttaaagttctttaaagaaaattttgcattgAAATTTGGAAGGCCCCAAGTTGATGTTTGCACTCAATGCGAAAAATTAGGTACAAAACTTAAAGACCAAAATTTAAACGACAACGCAAAGAGAGTGGCTGCTGCCGAGCTAATGATTCATAAGCGTAGGGCTAACAAATTTTActccaaacttaaagaaataacTGCTTTGTGCCACGAGCGTAATGATGTTGGTGGAATAGTATTTGACTATATTCAAAATATGCCACTGCCTGTTATACCCGTCcaagaaatgttttatttaagacaaTTGTGGCTGTATGGATTTGAAGtacatgatttaaaaaaagatactgGGCACTTTTATACATATCATGAAGGTCAAGCTGCGAAAGGTCCAAATGAAGTATGTACATTCATAAGCGATTATGTGCAGAGATTCAGGAGCTTCACATATTCTCAGAACCGTAACAACACCGTAGTGAGATACTTATTGGCTCTTGCAGCTTCAAAACGGTTTAGTAAAATTCATCAATACTTCCCAGTGCGTGGTCACTCTTTTTTGCCATGCGACAGAGACTTCGGCTCGCTCAAGAGAgttataagaaaatatgatagaATCTATGTTCCAGAGGATTACGAAAACATGATACTTTCTTGTCGcaaattaaaaccatttacGACGACAACAATATGCTATACAGATATAATCCAGTACAAAAACTGGTGGCCCAACCACTACAAGAAAACTTATCAATCTTCCGATGAAAGAAAAGCTAAATTTGCAATATCAAACTACAGGCAATTCATTTATGACAGTTCCACACCCGGGTATGTCATAGCTAGCGACTATATTGGCGGAGTTGTCACAAGAAATTTCAAGTTAATCAAACGTAAAGCAGCCCCAATTTTACCGACTGCACCTgcatattcaaaaatgttaccgatcaatgtaaaaaaaattgaacatttgaAAAAGGTCATTCAATATATGACTGGcgaaattttggaatttttctaCCATATAACGTCATTGGAAACCACCAACATGGAAGCTGAAGACTAA